One genomic window of Medicago truncatula cultivar Jemalong A17 chromosome 1, MtrunA17r5.0-ANR, whole genome shotgun sequence includes the following:
- the LOC25484197 gene encoding ABC transporter C family member 5 encodes MGIAQFLEKISALSTSESSGSLHILSSTILGLSVLELAAICVNLTLVLLFLFVVSVRKILVYKRIGIVKDSTTSNDSPICSVIDRETSDVSIGVWFKLSVLSCFYVLFVEVLVLSFDVGAIIWGEVLHWSLISVPASQVLAWSVLSFSALNCKFKVLEKFPFLLRVWWFLSFVICLCTLYVDGRGFWLEGSKYFRSHAVANFAVTPALAFLGAVAVNGVSGIQVSRNSDLQELLIVEEEELGCLQVTPYRDAGLFSLATLSWLNPLLSIGAKRPLELKDIPLVAPSDRAKASYKAVNSNWEKLKAENQNSSKQPSLAWALLKSFWKEAALNAVFAGMNTLVSYVGPYLISYFVDFLGGKETFAHEGYILTGIFFVAKLVETLTTRQWYLGVDILGMHVRSALTAMVYKKGLRLSSSAKQSHTSGEIVNYMAVDVQRVGDYSWYIHDMWMLPLQIVLALVILYKNVGIAFVATLIATIISIVVTVPVARIQEEYQDKLMTAKDERMRKTSECLRNMRILKLQAWEDRYRIKLEEMRGVEFKWLRKALYSQACVTFIFWSSPIFVSAVTFATTVFLGTQLTAGGVLSALATFRILQEPLRNFPDLVSTMAQTKVSLDRISGFLQDEELREDATTVLPRGTSNIVIEIMDGVFCWDPSSSKPTLSGIHMKVERGMSVAVCGMVGSGKSSFLSCILGEIPKLSGEVRVCGSAAYVSQSAWIQSGNIEENILFGNPMNKRKYKNVIHACSLKKDLELFSHGDQTIIGDRGINLSGGQKQRIQLARALYQDADIYLLDDPFSALDAHTGSELFREYVLSELADKTVIFVTHQVEFLPAADMILVLKEGQIIQAGKYDDLLQAGTDFRSLVSAHHEAIEAMDIPTHSSSEDSDENESLDAPIRTSKKSISSVNDIASLAKEVHEGSSEIKEKKKAKRSRKKQLVQEEERVRGRVSMKVYLTYMAAAYKGLLIPLIIIAQTLFQFLQIASNWWMAWANPQTEGDEPKVTPTTLLLVYMALAFGSSCFIFVRAVLVATFGLAAAQKLFFNMLRSIFHAPMSFFDSTPAGRILNRVSIDQSVVDLDIPFRLGGFASSTIQLIGIVAVMSEVTWQVLLLVVPMAIVCLWMQKYYMASSRELVRIVSIQKSPIIQLFGESIAGAATIRGFGQEKRFLKRNLYLLDCFARPFFCSLAAIEWLCLRMELLSTFVFAFCMVLLVSFPRGSIDPSMAGLAVTYGLNLNGRLSRWILSFCKLENKIISIERIYQYSQIPSEAPPLIEDFRPPPSWPVNGTIQLIDLKVRYKENLPMVLHGVSCTFPGGKKIGIVGRTGSGKSTLIQALFRLVEPAAGSILIDNIDISGIGLHDLRSHLSIIPQDPTLFEGTIRGNLDPLEEHSDKEIWEALDKSQLGEIIREKGQKLDTPVLENGDNWSVGQRQLVALGRALLKQSKILVLDEATASVDSATDNLIQKVIREEFRDCTVCTIAHRIPTVIDSDLVLVLSDGLVAEFDTPLRLLEDKSSMFLKLVTEYSSRSTGMPDF; translated from the exons ATGGGTATTGCCCAATTTCTCGAAAAAATTTCAGCTTTATCAACTTCTGAATCTTCAGGATCGTTGCATATTCTTTCCAGCACGATTCTGGGATTGTCTGTATTGGAACTTGCAGCAATATGCGTGAACTTGACTCTTGTTCTGTTGTTTCTCTTTGTTGTCTCTGTTAGAAAGATTCTTGTGTACAAGAGAATTGGAATCGTTAAGGACAGTACTACCTCAAATGATAGTCCAATTTGCAGTGTTATTGATAGAGAAACGAGTGATGTTTCAATAGGTGTTTGGTTCAAGTTATCTGTGTTGTCTTGTTTCTATGTTTTGTTTGTGGAAGTTTTAGTGTTGAGTTTTGATGTAGGTGCTATCATTTGGGGTGAGGTTCTACACTGGTCACTTATTTCTGTGCCAGCTTCACAGGTTCTAGCTTGGTCTGTGTTAAGCTTCTCAGCTTTGAATTGCAAATTCAAGGTGTTAGAGAAGTTTCCATTTTTGTTAAGAGTTTGGTGGTTTTTGTCATTTGTTATTTGCTTGTGTACTTTATATGTTGATGGGAGAGGTTTTTGGTTGGAAGGTTCTAAGTACTTTCGTTCTCATGCTGTTGCGAATTTTGCTGTCACACCTGCACTTGCTTTTTTAGGCGCAGTTGCGGTTAATGGTGTTAGTGGTATACAAGTTAGTAGAAATTCCGATCTTCAAGAACTGTTAATTGTTGAAGAAGAGGAACTAGGGTGTCTCCAGGTTACTCCATATAGGGATGCTGGACTTTTTAGCTTAGCTACACTTTCTTGGTTGAATCCACTTCTTTCTATTGGTGCAAAGAGACCACTTGAGCTTAAGGACATTCCACTTGTTGCTCCAAGTGATAGAGCCAAGGCTAGTTACAAGGCTGTGAATTCTAACTGGGAGAAATTGAAGGCTGAAAATCAAAATTCGTCCAAGCAACCTTCATTAGCTTGGGCTCTTCTCAAGTCATTTTGGAAGGAAGCAGCTTTGAATGCTGTATTTGCTGGTATGAATACTTTGGTTTCGTATGTAGGTCCATACTTGATAAGTTACTTTGTTGATTTCTTGGGTGGGAAAGAGACTTTTGCTCATGAGGGTTATATCCTTACTGGTATATTCTTTGTGGCGAAGCTTGTGGAGACATTGACAACTAGGCAGTGGTATCTAGGAGTGGATATATTAGGTATGCATGTTAGGTCAGCTCTAACTGCCATGGTGTATAAGAAGGGACTCAGACTCTCGAGCTCGGCCAAGCAAAGTCACACTAGTGGTGAGATTGTCAATTACATGGCTGTTGATGTTCAGAGGGTAGGGGACTACTCTTGGTACATTCATGATATGTGGATGCTTCCTCTGCAGATTGTTCTTGCCCTTGTGATTTTGTATAAGAATGTTGGAATTGCTTTCGTTGCAACATTGATAGCTACAATCATTTCCATTGTTGTCACTGTTCCTGTGGCTAGGATACAAGAAGAATATCAAGACAAGTTAATGACTGCTAAGGATGAACGGATGAGAAAAACATCCGAGTGTCTGAGAAATATGAGGATTCTGAAGCTGCAAGCTTGGGAAGATAGATACAGAATAAAATTGGAGGAAATGCGCGGAGTAGAGTTCAAGTGGCTAAGGAAAGCACTTTACTCTCAGGCTTGTGTAACTTTCATATTTTGGAGTTCACCTATATTTGTTTCAGCAGTCACATTTGCTACAACCGTATTTTTAGGAACTCAGCTGACTGCAGGTGGTGTTCTATCTGCTCTAGCCACTTTCAGGATTCTTCAAGAACCTCTCAGAAATTTTCCTGATTTGGTATCAACCATGGCTCAGACAAAGGTTTCTCTTGATCGCATATCTGGTTTCCTGCAGGACGAAGAATTGCGGGAAGATGCAACTACTGTCTTGCCGCGTGGAACTTCTAACATTGTCATAGAAATTATGGACGGTGTCTTCTGCTGGGACCCTTCTTCCTCTAAGCCTACTCTTTCAGGAATACATATGAAAGTAGAAAGGGGGATGAGTGTAGCCGTTTGTGGCATGGTTGGTTCTGGGAAATCAAGTTTTCTTTCTTGCATCCTTGGAGAAATTCCCAAGCTTTCTGGTGAA GTAAGAGTGTGTGGTTCTGCGGCGTATGTCTCCCAATCAGCATGGATACAGTCAGGAAATATCGAAGAAAATATTCTGTTTGGAAACCCAATGAATAAACGAAAGTACAAGAATGTTATTCATGCTTGTTCACTGAAAAAGGACCTAGAACTTTTCTCACATGGAGATCAAACAATTATTGGTGATAGAGGTATAAATTTGAGTGGTGGACAGAAGCAGCGGATTCAGCTCGCACGGGCACTCTACCAAGATGCTGATATTTATCTCCTTGATGACCCCTTTAGTGCACTTGATGCCCACACTGGATCAGAATTGTTCAGA GAGTATGTGTTGTCGGAACTAGCAGATAAAACAGTTATTTTTGTGACCCACCAAGTTGAATTTCTTCCAGCTGCTGATATGATACTG GTTCTTAAAGAAGGCCAGATCATACAGGCAGGAAAGTATGATGACCTTTTACAGGCAGGAACAGATTTTAGATCTCTAGTTTCAGCTCACCATGAAGCAATAGAGGCAATGGACATTCCTACTCACTCATCCTCAGAAGATTCAGATGAAAATGAGTCGTTGGATGCACCTATTAGGACCAGTAAGAAATCTATTTCTTCTGTAAATGATATTGCCAGTTTGGCGAAGGAAGTTCACGAGGGATCGTcagaaataaaggaaaagaagaagGCAAAGCGCTCAAGAAAAAAACAGCTTGTTCAAGAAGAGGAGAGGGTTAGAGGTAGAGTCAGCATGAAGGTGTACCTGACCTACATGGCAGCCGCCTATAAAGGCTTACTGATTCCCCTCATAATCATTGCACAAACATTATTTCAGTTCCTTCAGATTGCCAGCAATTGGTGGATGGCTTGGGCGAATCCTCAAACAGAAGGAGACGAGCCCAAAGTAACTCCCACGACTCTTCTTCTTGTTTACATGGCCCTTGCCTTTGGCAGCTCATGCTTCATATTTGTTAGGGCCGTTCTCGTGGCTACATTTGGTCTAGCAGCTGCACAGAAGCTGTTTTTTAACATGCTTAGGAGTATTTTCCATGCACCAATGTCTTTCTTTGACTCTACACCAGCTGGAAGGATCCTGAATCGT GTTTCAATTGATCAAAGTGTTGTGGATCTTGACATTCCTTTTAGACTTGGAGGGTTTGCTTCATCAACGATACAACTTATTGGCATTGTTGCTGTAATGTCAGAAGTTACATGGCAAGTTTTGCTCCTAGTAGTCCCAATGGCAATTGTCTGTTTGTGGATGCAG AAATACTACATGGCTTCTTCAAGGGAACTTGTACGTATTGTAAGCATCCAGAAATCTCCAATTATACAACTTTTTGGTGAATCAATTGCTGGAGCAGCCACCATCAGAGGTTTTGGACAAGAAAAAAGGTTCTTGAAGAGGAACCTCTATCTTCTGGATTGTTTTGCACGACCATTCTTTTGCAGTCTTGCAGCTATTGAGTGGCTCTGCCTACGCATGGAATTGCTTTCAACTTTTGTATTTGCTTTCTGCATGGTATTACTCGTGAGCTTTCCCCGTGGAAGTATTGACCCCA GTATGGCTGGACTTGCTGTGACGTATGGCCTGAATTTAAATGGACGTTTGTCTCGCTGGATACTAAGCTTTTGTaaacttgaaaataaaattatatctaTTGAAAGGATTTATCAGTACAGTCAAATTCCTAGTGAAGCACCACCACTTATTGAAGATTTTCGCCCTCCACCCTCATGGCCAGTGAATGGGACAATTCAACTAATTGATCTGAAG GTTCGTTACAAGGAAAATCTTCCCATGGTGCTTCATGGAGTATCCTGCACATTTCCTGGTGGGAAGAAGATTGGAATAGTTGGACGAACTGGCAGTGGCAAATCTACTTTGATTCAGGCGTTATTTCGATTGGTTGAACCAGCAGCCGGGAGTATCCTTATAGACAACATTGATATCTCGGGAATTGGCCTTCATGACCTTCGGAGCCATTTGAGTATCATACCACAAGATCCAACCTTATTTGAAGGCACCATTCGAGGCAATCTGGATCCTCTTGAAGAGCATTCTGATAAAGAGATTTGGGAG GCACTAGATAAGTCTCAGCTTGGAGAGATCATTCGTGAGAAAGGACAAAAGCTTGATACACCAG TGCTAGAAAATGGTGATAATTGGAGTGTAGGACAGCGGCAACTTGTTGCTCTTGGCCGAGCTCTGCTCAAGCAGTCAAAGATACTTGTACTTGATGAAGCAACAGCTTCTGTTGACAGTGCTACTGATAATCTTATCCAGAAGGTTATCCGAGAGGAGTTCAGAGACTGTACTGTGTGCACTATTGCTCATCGTATTCCTACTGTTATTGACAGTGATCTTGTCCTGGTACTCAGTGATG GTCTAGTTGCAGAGTTTGACACTCCATTGAGGCTATTAGAAGATAAGTCATCCATGTTTTTGAAGCTGGTGACTGAATATTCATCGCGATCAACTGGCATGCCGGATTTTTAA
- the LOC25484198 gene encoding NADH dehydrogenase [ubiquinone] 1 alpha subcomplex subunit 9, mitochondrial: MQAITRRLGHESLKSSTLLKSSYPISDHYYGVNHERYVSTIATKGVGHLVRKGTGGRSSVSGIVATVFGATGFLGRYVVQQLAKMGSQVLVPFRGSEDSPRHLKLMGDLGQIVPMKFNPRDESSVKAVMARANVVINLIGRDYETRNFSYEEVHYHMAEKLAKISKEHGGIMRFIQVSCLGASPSSSSRMLRCKAAAEEAVLRELPEATIFKPAVMIGTEDRILNRWAHFAKKYGFIPLMGNGNTKIQPVYVVDVAAALTTALKDDGTSMGKIYELGGPEIFTVHQLAEIMYDVIREWPRYVNVPLPIAKALATPRELFLNKLPFPLPKPEMFNLDQIHAYAADTVVSENALTFNDLGIVPHKLKGYPIEFLIQYRKGGPQFGSTISEKVSPDAWP; this comes from the exons ATGCAAGCTATTACAAGACGCTTAGGCCACGAATCTCTGAAATCCTCAACTTTGCTCAAATCCAGCTATCCAATTTCCGATCACT ACTATGGTGTAAATCACGAGCGTTATGTTTCCACCATAGCTACCAAGGGCGTTGGTCACCTCGTCCGCAAGGGTACTGGTGGAAGATCATCTGTCAG TGGTATTGTTGCCACAGTATTTGGAGCAACTGGATTCCTTGGTCGTTATGTTGTTCAACAACTTG CTAAAATGGGATCTCAAGTCTTAGTTCCTTTCCGAGGCTCTGAAGATTCTCCTCGTCATCTCAAACTGATGGGAGATTTAGGACAG ATTGTACCTATGAAATTCAATCCAAGAGATGAGAGTTCGGTTAAAGCTGTAATGGCTAGAGCCAATGTTGTCATCAATCTCATTG GAAGGGATTATGAGACAAGAAACTTCAGCTATGAGGAAGTGCACTATCACATGGCCGAGAAACTTGCAAAG ATTTCAAAAGAACATGGTGGTATCATGAGGTTCATTCAAGTTTCTTGCTTAGGTGCATCTCCATCATCTTCTTCCAGGATGCTTAGATGTAAAGCAGCTGCCGAAGAAGCGGTTTTAAGAGAATTACCTGAG GCCACGATCTTCAAACCAGCTGTTATGATTGGTACAGAGGACCGGATTTTAAACCGATGGGCTCATTTTGCAAAGAAGTATGGCTTTATTCCATTGATGGGGAACGGGAACACAAA AATCCAGCCTGTATATGTCGTTGATGTCGCCGCGGCACTTACTACAGCCTTGAAAGATGATGGTACTAGCATGGGAAAAATTTATGAGTTGGGTGGTCCTGAGATCTTTACTGTGCATCAGTTG GCAGAGATTATGTATGATGTGATTCGTGAATGGCCTCGATATGTAAACGTGCCTCTTCCCATTGCAAAG GCATTGGCAACACCAAGGGAATTATTCTTAAATAAGCTTCCCTTTCCACTACCCAAGCCTGAGATGTTCAATCTGGATCAGATCCATGCTTATGCTGCAGATACTGTTGTTTCAGAAAATG CTTTGACATTCAATGATCTTGGAATTGTTCCTCATAAGCTGAAGGGATACCCTATTGAGTTTCTTATTCAATATAGGAAAGGAGGTCCACAATTTGGTTCCACAATCAGTGAAAAGGTCTCTCCAGATGCTTGGCCATAA